One segment of Paraburkholderia bonniea DNA contains the following:
- a CDS encoding ComEA family DNA-binding protein, producing the protein MMRKILVTAAMLAAFGQAYATVNVNTADDAALRGIRGIGPAKAKAILDERAAHGPYKDAADLGKRVSGLGGHTVERLQAEGLAVGPAGAAAGTQAAATKNAADKNSPAVVVKK; encoded by the coding sequence ATGATGCGAAAAATTCTGGTAACGGCGGCTATGCTGGCTGCTTTCGGTCAGGCGTATGCAACCGTCAATGTCAACACGGCCGATGACGCCGCATTACGCGGTATCCGCGGCATTGGTCCGGCTAAAGCCAAAGCTATTCTTGATGAACGTGCCGCACATGGTCCTTACAAAGACGCGGCCGATCTGGGCAAACGTGTAAGTGGTCTGGGTGGCCATACCGTCGAGCGGCTTCAGGCAGAAGGGCTGGCGGTGGGCCCGGCGGGCGCTGCCGCAGGCACACAGGCGGCAGCAACGAAGAATGCTGCGGATAAAAACAGCCCCGCCGTGGTGGTTAAAAAATAA
- a CDS encoding UDP-glucose dehydrogenase family protein yields MKISIIGTGYVGLVTGACLAEIGNDVFCVDVDPRKIDILNNGGVPIHEPGLQEIIARTRAAGRIAFSTDIATSVAHGDVQFIAVGTPPDEDGSADLQYVLEAARNIGRYMNSFKVIVDKSTVPVGTAERVRAVIEEELARRGLADSPAHRFSVVSNPEFLKEGAAVDDFMRPDRIVLGSDSDEAGLRARDWMKRLYAPFNRNHERMLTMDVRSAEFTKYAANAMLATRISFMNEMANLADRVGADIEAVRRGIGSDPRIGYHFLYAGCGYGGSCFPKDVQALIRTASEMGHNLRILEAVEAVNHEQKEILVNKIVAALGPDLTGRTFAVWGLAFKPNTDDMREAPSRRVIAQLLARGASVRAYDPVALNEARRVLAMDLADAPEQQARLHFACTQDETLIGADAIVIITEWKEFKSPDFMHLKSMLKSPLIFDGRNLYEPEAMTELGIDYHSIGRPYAQLADI; encoded by the coding sequence ATGAAAATCTCCATTATTGGTACGGGCTATGTCGGCCTCGTGACGGGCGCGTGCCTGGCTGAAATTGGCAACGATGTATTTTGCGTCGACGTTGATCCACGCAAGATCGATATCCTGAATAACGGCGGCGTGCCTATTCATGAGCCGGGTTTGCAGGAAATTATTGCGCGCACCCGGGCAGCCGGGCGCATCGCGTTTTCGACCGATATCGCAACGAGCGTCGCCCATGGCGATGTGCAGTTTATTGCCGTCGGTACGCCCCCGGATGAAGACGGCTCCGCCGATCTGCAGTACGTGCTGGAAGCGGCCCGCAACATCGGCCGTTACATGAATAGCTTCAAGGTGATCGTGGATAAATCGACGGTCCCGGTTGGCACCGCCGAGCGCGTGCGAGCGGTGATTGAGGAAGAGCTGGCGCGACGCGGTCTGGCCGATAGCCCGGCGCATCGGTTCTCGGTGGTATCCAATCCTGAGTTTCTGAAAGAAGGCGCGGCGGTTGACGATTTCATGCGCCCGGACCGGATCGTGCTGGGCAGCGATAGCGATGAGGCAGGCCTGCGTGCCCGTGACTGGATGAAGCGCCTGTACGCGCCGTTTAACCGCAATCACGAACGCATGCTGACCATGGACGTTCGTTCAGCAGAGTTCACCAAATATGCTGCTAACGCGATGCTGGCGACCCGCATTTCGTTCATGAATGAAATGGCGAATCTGGCTGACCGGGTGGGCGCGGATATTGAAGCGGTACGACGTGGCATTGGTTCTGATCCGCGTATCGGGTATCACTTTTTATATGCCGGATGTGGCTATGGCGGATCGTGTTTTCCGAAGGATGTGCAGGCGCTGATCCGGACTGCGAGTGAGATGGGTCATAACCTGCGCATTCTCGAAGCGGTCGAGGCCGTGAATCACGAGCAAAAAGAAATTCTCGTGAACAAGATTGTGGCTGCGCTGGGCCCGGATTTGACGGGACGAACCTTTGCGGTTTGGGGCCTGGCGTTCAAGCCGAATACTGATGATATGCGTGAAGCGCCCAGCCGCAGAGTCATCGCGCAGTTGCTCGCGCGCGGCGCGAGTGTGCGTGCCTACGATCCGGTCGCACTCAATGAAGCGCGCCGGGTGCTGGCGATGGATCTGGCCGATGCGCCAGAGCAGCAGGCCCGGTTGCATTTCGCCTGTACACAGGACGAAACCTTGATTGGGGCTGATGCCATCGTCATCATCACCGAGTGGAAAGAGTTCAAGAGTCCGGATTTTATGCATTTGAAATCGATGCTCAAGTCACCGCTGATTTTCGATGGCCGCAATCTCTACGAACCTGAAGCGATGACCGAACTCGGTATCGACTACCACTCGATTGGACGTCCCTATGCCCAACTCGCCGATATCTAA
- the cysM gene encoding cysteine synthase CysM, with amino-acid sequence MAYKTIEDTIGNTPLVQLVRLPDDEIRSRNNVILGKLEGNNPAGSVKDRPALSMIRKAEERGRIKPGDTLIEATSGNTGIALAMAAAIRGYKMLLLMPEDLSVERRQSMAAYGAQILLTPVTGGMEYARDLAEQMQREGKGTILDQFANPDNPLAHYETTGPEIWRETEGRITHFVSAMGTTGTIMGVSQYLKEQRQAIEIVGAQPEEGSRIPGIRKWPEAYLPKIFDRSRVDRVENVSQAASEAMARKLAAIEGIFCGISAAGACEVALRIARQVENATIVFVVCDRGDRYLSTGVFPA; translated from the coding sequence ATGGCTTACAAAACAATTGAAGACACAATCGGCAATACGCCCCTCGTACAGCTCGTGCGTCTACCTGACGACGAAATCCGCAGCCGCAACAATGTGATTCTCGGCAAGCTTGAAGGCAATAATCCGGCCGGTTCGGTGAAAGACCGCCCGGCGCTGTCGATGATCCGCAAGGCAGAAGAGCGTGGCCGTATCAAACCAGGCGACACATTGATCGAAGCAACCAGCGGTAATACCGGTATCGCACTGGCAATGGCCGCGGCCATTCGGGGCTACAAGATGCTGCTGCTGATGCCGGAAGATTTATCGGTTGAGCGACGCCAGAGCATGGCCGCTTATGGCGCACAAATCTTGTTGACGCCAGTCACGGGTGGCATGGAGTACGCCCGTGATCTCGCGGAACAAATGCAGCGCGAAGGCAAGGGCACCATTCTTGACCAGTTCGCCAATCCAGATAATCCGCTGGCGCACTATGAAACCACTGGCCCGGAAATTTGGCGTGAAACTGAAGGGCGCATCACGCATTTCGTTTCGGCAATGGGCACGACCGGCACCATCATGGGTGTTTCCCAGTATCTGAAGGAGCAGCGTCAGGCCATTGAGATTGTTGGCGCGCAGCCGGAAGAAGGCTCACGCATTCCAGGCATCAGGAAATGGCCTGAAGCTTATTTACCCAAAATTTTTGATCGCAGCCGTGTGGACCGTGTGGAAAATGTGAGCCAGGCGGCTTCGGAGGCCATGGCGCGCAAGCTGGCTGCGATCGAAGGGATCTTCTGCGGTATTTCGGCAGCGGGTGCGTGTGAGGTTGCTTTACGGATTGCCCGCCAGGTTGAAAATGCGACGATTGTGTTTGTGGTCTGCGATCGTGGTGACCGGTATTTGTCCACGGGGGTATTTCCCGCTTGA
- the lapB gene encoding lipopolysaccharide assembly protein LapB — MDLDFWWLLVIPLAFALGWMAARYDLKTLLSEGTNLPRSYFRGLNFLLNEQPDQAIDAFIEVVKLDPETVELHFALGNLFRRRGETDRAIRVHQNLLSRASLSVAERDHALFELGQDFLKAGLLDRAEETFRALEAGSRALDAQRALLTIYEIEKDWSRSIDTARCLETMGAAPLGKEIAQFHCELAQEALQHKQPDEAQRQLDLALKANSQSVRATILLGDVEALGGKLDAAIAYWLQVEQQNAAYLPLVAVKLMQAYEALGRQAEGAELLTAWVDRYPSADLLDVAYQYVSALRGADAAHALARTQMEKSPSLAGMTRLLEAQQALAEEPRRSELALMHTLLRQRTKNLPRYTCQNCGFRARLFYWQCPGCSGWETYAPRRVEPMAASS, encoded by the coding sequence ATGGATCTAGATTTCTGGTGGCTGCTTGTCATCCCGCTCGCGTTCGCGCTTGGCTGGATGGCCGCACGCTATGACCTTAAGACGCTATTGTCCGAAGGCACCAATCTGCCACGCTCGTATTTTCGTGGTCTTAACTTTCTGCTCAATGAGCAACCAGATCAGGCGATCGACGCATTTATCGAAGTCGTCAAACTTGATCCCGAAACGGTCGAACTGCACTTCGCGCTAGGCAATCTGTTTCGCCGACGCGGTGAAACTGACCGGGCGATCCGGGTGCATCAGAACTTGTTAAGCCGGGCGAGCCTGTCAGTTGCTGAGCGCGATCATGCGTTGTTCGAGCTTGGTCAGGATTTTCTTAAAGCCGGTTTGCTTGATCGTGCGGAAGAAACTTTTCGGGCGCTTGAGGCCGGCTCCCGTGCGCTGGATGCGCAGCGTGCGCTACTCACCATCTACGAGATCGAGAAAGACTGGAGCCGCTCCATTGATACGGCCCGTTGCCTCGAAACGATGGGGGCGGCCCCACTGGGCAAGGAAATCGCGCAGTTCCATTGCGAACTGGCTCAGGAAGCCTTGCAGCACAAACAGCCTGACGAGGCGCAGCGGCAGCTTGATCTGGCGCTCAAGGCTAATTCACAGAGTGTGCGGGCGACGATCCTGCTGGGCGATGTTGAAGCGTTGGGCGGCAAGCTCGACGCGGCCATTGCGTATTGGCTTCAGGTCGAGCAGCAAAATGCCGCGTATTTGCCGCTGGTCGCAGTCAAGCTGATGCAAGCGTATGAGGCGCTGGGCCGTCAGGCCGAAGGTGCCGAATTGCTGACCGCCTGGGTTGATCGCTATCCGTCCGCCGATTTGCTCGATGTGGCGTATCAGTACGTGTCGGCATTGCGTGGTGCAGATGCGGCTCATGCGTTGGCGCGCACGCAGATGGAAAAATCTCCGAGCCTTGCAGGGATGACCCGGCTGCTTGAGGCTCAGCAAGCGTTAGCTGAAGAGCCGCGACGCAGTGAGCTGGCCCTGATGCACACGCTGTTGCGGCAACGTACTAAAAATCTGCCGCGCTACACCTGCCAGAACTGCGGCTTTCGTGCCCGCTTGTTCTATTGGCAGTGCCCGGGTTGCAGTGGCTGGGAAACCTATGCCCCACGCCGGGTTGAACCCATGGCTGCGTCAAGCTGA
- the rfaD gene encoding ADP-glyceromanno-heptose 6-epimerase, whose protein sequence is MTIIVTGAAGFIGSNLVKALNQRGHSRIIAVDNLTRADKFHNLVDCEIEDYLDKSEFIERFTRGDFGKVQAVFHEGACSDTMETDGRYMMDNNFRYSRAVLDTCLAQGSQFLYASSAAIYGGSERFVEDREVERPLNVYGYSKFLFDQVVRRLIPGAASQIAGFRYFNVYGPRETHKGRMASVAFHNFNQFRAEGKVKLFGEYNGYAAGQQTRDFVSVEDVTKVNLFFFDNPGKSGIFNLGSGRAQPFNDIALSVVNTLRALNNEPALSLEQQVQQGLIEYVPFPDALRGKYQCFTQADLGRLRAAGYEAPFLSVQEGVGQYVRWLSGQL, encoded by the coding sequence ATGACTATTATCGTGACCGGCGCCGCTGGTTTCATCGGCAGCAATCTTGTCAAGGCGCTCAATCAACGCGGCCATTCGCGCATCATTGCTGTTGATAACCTCACCCGCGCAGACAAGTTTCACAATCTCGTTGACTGCGAGATTGAGGACTATCTCGACAAGAGCGAATTTATCGAGCGCTTTACCCGGGGCGATTTCGGCAAAGTACAAGCGGTGTTTCATGAAGGCGCGTGCTCGGACACGATGGAAACCGATGGCCGCTACATGATGGACAACAACTTTCGCTATAGCCGTGCTGTGCTGGATACCTGCCTCGCGCAGGGCAGCCAGTTTCTGTATGCGTCGTCGGCGGCGATTTATGGCGGCTCGGAGCGGTTTGTCGAAGATCGTGAAGTGGAGCGGCCGCTGAATGTCTATGGCTATTCGAAATTTTTATTCGACCAGGTGGTGCGACGCCTGATTCCAGGTGCCGCTAGCCAGATTGCTGGTTTTCGCTATTTCAACGTGTACGGTCCGCGTGAAACGCATAAAGGCAGGATGGCTTCGGTTGCGTTTCACAACTTCAACCAGTTCCGTGCCGAAGGCAAGGTCAAACTGTTTGGCGAGTACAACGGCTATGCTGCAGGCCAGCAGACGCGCGATTTCGTCTCGGTCGAGGACGTGACGAAGGTCAACTTGTTCTTCTTCGACAATCCCGGCAAATCAGGCATCTTCAATCTCGGCAGTGGCCGGGCGCAGCCGTTCAACGATATTGCGCTGAGCGTCGTGAATACGCTGCGTGCACTCAATAACGAGCCCGCCCTGTCGCTTGAACAGCAGGTGCAGCAAGGGCTGATCGAGTACGTTCCTTTTCCTGATGCGCTGCGTGGCAAGTATCAGTGTTTCACTCAGGCAGACTTGGGCCGCCTGCGCGCGGCGGGCTATGAGGCTCCGTTTCTGAGCGTGCAGGAAGGTGTTGGCCAGTACGTGCGCTGGCTATCTGGCCAGCTATAA
- a CDS encoding lipopolysaccharide assembly protein LapA domain-containing protein, translating into MKFIVWLIRVLVFVLLLVLALSNTQTATLNFLAGYVWQAPLILIGLVFFVVGLVSGLVSALPALFRLRLENSRLKRELRIAREAPAAVEPPLMPPLI; encoded by the coding sequence ATGAAATTTATCGTCTGGTTGATCCGCGTTCTGGTGTTTGTGCTGTTGCTAGTGCTTGCGCTCTCCAATACGCAAACCGCGACGCTAAATTTTCTCGCGGGTTATGTCTGGCAAGCACCGTTGATTCTCATCGGTCTCGTGTTTTTCGTTGTCGGCCTGGTATCGGGTCTGGTGTCGGCTCTGCCTGCCCTGTTTCGTTTGCGGCTTGAAAATAGCCGCCTGAAACGCGAGTTGCGTATCGCGCGGGAGGCTCCCGCTGCGGTTGAACCGCCTCTCATGCCCCCACTCATTTAA
- a CDS encoding integration host factor subunit beta encodes MTKSELVAQLALRFSQLVLKDADFAVKTMLDAMSEALACGHRIEIRGFGSFGLNRRPSRIGRNPKSGEKVLVPEKYVPHFKPGKELRERVDGRAGEPLKAEGPDDD; translated from the coding sequence ATGACCAAATCGGAATTGGTCGCTCAACTGGCCCTGCGGTTTTCGCAGCTTGTTTTAAAAGATGCGGATTTCGCAGTGAAAACGATGCTTGATGCGATGTCAGAGGCACTTGCCTGCGGGCATCGCATTGAAATTCGCGGTTTTGGCAGCTTTGGCCTGAATCGTCGTCCATCCCGGATTGGACGCAATCCTAAATCGGGTGAAAAAGTGCTGGTGCCTGAGAAGTACGTACCGCATTTCAAGCCCGGCAAAGAGTTGCGCGAAAGAGTGGATGGACGGGCAGGCGAGCCGCTCAAAGCAGAAGGGCCAGATGATGATTGA
- the aroA gene encoding 3-phosphoshikimate 1-carboxyvinyltransferase yields the protein MDYLDLGPFSRASGTVRLPGSKSISNRVLLLAALAEGETTITNLLDSDDTRVMLDALIQLGVKIRRDEQAQTCVVSGTRGAFTTKTADLFLGNAGTAVRPLTAALAVNGGEYRVHGVPRMHERPIGDLVEGLRQIGAQIDYEAAEGYPPLRIHAARIATEAPVRVRGDVSSQFLTALLMTLPLVRSASGVTTVEVEGELISQPYIDITIRLMARFGIQVEHDNWQRFTVPAGRRYQSPGRIMVEGDASSASYFLAAGALGGGPVRVEGVGRSSIQGDVGFADALMRMGANVTMGDDWIEVRGVGHDHGKLNSIDMDFNLIPDAAMTIAVAALFADGTTTLRNIASWRVKETDRIAAMTTELRKLGATVQEGVDSLVVTPPAQLVPHAVIDTYDDHRMAMCFSLASLGGVPVRINDPDCVRKTFPDYFQRFAALVQP from the coding sequence ATGGATTACCTCGATCTCGGCCCGTTTTCTCGCGCATCTGGCACGGTTCGCCTGCCCGGCTCGAAGAGCATTTCTAACCGCGTCCTGCTGCTGGCCGCGCTTGCGGAAGGCGAAACCACCATTACCAATCTGCTTGATTCAGACGACACCCGGGTAATGCTCGACGCGCTGATTCAGCTAGGCGTGAAAATTCGCCGTGACGAGCAGGCGCAGACATGCGTGGTGTCGGGTACGCGTGGCGCGTTTACGACCAAAACCGCAGATCTTTTTCTCGGCAATGCGGGCACGGCAGTGCGTCCATTGACAGCGGCGCTGGCAGTTAATGGCGGTGAGTATCGCGTGCATGGCGTGCCACGCATGCACGAACGGCCGATTGGCGATCTGGTGGAGGGTTTGCGGCAAATCGGCGCGCAGATTGATTACGAGGCGGCCGAAGGTTATCCGCCATTGCGGATTCACGCGGCGCGGATTGCCACCGAAGCGCCGGTGCGTGTGCGTGGCGATGTGTCGAGCCAGTTTTTGACCGCCTTGCTGATGACCTTGCCACTGGTGCGCAGTGCGAGCGGCGTGACCACGGTTGAAGTGGAAGGCGAATTAATTTCCCAGCCCTATATCGACATCACCATTCGGTTGATGGCGCGTTTTGGCATCCAGGTGGAGCATGACAACTGGCAGCGCTTCACGGTGCCAGCTGGGCGGCGCTATCAGTCGCCGGGCAGGATCATGGTCGAAGGGGATGCGTCGTCGGCATCGTATTTTCTTGCCGCAGGTGCGCTGGGTGGTGGCCCGGTGCGGGTAGAGGGTGTCGGGCGCAGCAGCATCCAGGGCGACGTGGGTTTTGCCGATGCGCTGATGCGGATGGGCGCGAACGTGACGATGGGCGACGACTGGATTGAAGTGCGCGGCGTGGGCCACGATCATGGCAAGCTGAATTCGATCGATATGGATTTCAACCTGATTCCCGACGCGGCGATGACCATCGCAGTGGCCGCGTTGTTCGCCGACGGCACGACGACCTTGCGTAATATCGCAAGCTGGCGCGTTAAAGAAACGGACCGGATCGCCGCAATGACCACGGAACTGCGCAAGCTGGGTGCGACGGTGCAGGAGGGTGTCGATTCATTAGTGGTCACGCCGCCTGCACAGCTTGTGCCACATGCCGTGATTGATACCTACGACGACCACCGGATGGCGATGTGCTTTTCGCTCGCCAGTCTTGGCGGAGTGCCGGTACGGATTAACGATCCTGATTGCGTGCGCAAAACTTTCCCTGATTATTTCCAGCGCTTTGCTGCGCTGGTTCAACCCTGA
- the rpsA gene encoding 30S ribosomal protein S1: MQISTFMSDLQTSNLNTESFAALFEESLTKQDMRAGEVISAEVVRVDHNFVVVNAGLKSEAYIPLEEFLNDAGEVEVQAGDFVSVAIDALENGYGDTILSRDKAKRLASWLSLEKALDNNELVTGTITGKVKGGMTVMVNGIRAFLPGSLVDTRPVKDTTPYEGKTLEFRVIKLDRKRNNVVLSRRAVIEATQGEERAKLLETLKEGAIVEGVVKNITDYGAFVDLGGIDGLLHITDIAWRRVRHPSEVLSVGQEVTAKILKFDQEKNRVSLGIKQLGDDPWEGISRRYPSGTRLFGKVTNITDYGSFVEVESGIEGLVHVSEMDWTNKNVAPSKVVQLGDEVEVMVLEIDEDRRRISLGMKQCKPNPWDDFSRNFKKGDKLQGAIKSITDFGVFIGLPGGIDGLVHLSDLSWNETGEEAVRKYKKGDEVEAIVLGIDVEKERISLGIKQLEGDPFSNFVAMNDKGSTVDGVVKSVDAKGAVVTLSDDVEGYLRASEIAQDRVEDARNVLKDGDKVNAMIINIDRKSRGINLSIKAKDSAEQQEAIRGMASDSSAAATGTTNLGALLKAKLDGQNQ; encoded by the coding sequence GTGCAAATCTCGACCTTTATGTCCGACCTGCAAACTTCCAACCTGAATACCGAATCTTTCGCGGCTCTGTTCGAAGAGTCGCTGACCAAGCAAGACATGCGCGCTGGCGAAGTCATCTCCGCCGAAGTCGTCCGTGTCGACCACAATTTCGTGGTTGTTAATGCTGGTCTCAAGTCCGAAGCCTACATCCCGCTCGAAGAATTTTTGAACGACGCGGGCGAGGTAGAAGTGCAGGCGGGCGACTTCGTTTCAGTGGCGATCGACGCGCTGGAAAATGGTTACGGCGACACAATCCTGTCGCGTGACAAGGCGAAGCGTCTGGCTTCGTGGCTGTCGCTGGAAAAGGCGCTCGACAACAACGAGCTCGTTACCGGCACGATCACGGGCAAGGTCAAGGGTGGCATGACCGTCATGGTCAATGGCATTCGTGCATTCTTGCCAGGTTCACTGGTGGATACACGTCCTGTCAAAGACACCACGCCTTATGAAGGCAAAACGCTCGAATTCCGCGTGATCAAGCTGGATCGCAAGCGTAACAACGTAGTGTTGTCGCGCCGTGCAGTGATCGAGGCTACGCAGGGTGAAGAGCGCGCAAAGCTGCTCGAAACACTGAAAGAAGGTGCGATTGTCGAAGGTGTGGTGAAGAACATCACCGACTACGGCGCATTCGTGGACCTCGGTGGCATAGACGGCCTGCTGCACATCACTGATATTGCATGGCGTCGTGTGCGTCACCCGAGCGAAGTCCTGTCAGTTGGCCAGGAAGTGACGGCAAAGATTCTCAAGTTCGACCAGGAAAAGAACCGCGTTTCGCTGGGTATCAAACAACTGGGCGACGATCCATGGGAAGGCATTTCACGCCGTTACCCATCAGGCACACGTCTGTTCGGCAAGGTTACCAACATTACTGACTACGGCTCATTTGTCGAAGTGGAATCGGGCATCGAAGGCCTTGTCCACGTGTCAGAAATGGACTGGACCAACAAGAACGTTGCTCCGTCGAAAGTGGTACAGCTGGGCGACGAAGTCGAAGTCATGGTCCTCGAGATCGACGAAGACCGCCGCCGTATCAGCCTCGGCATGAAGCAATGCAAGCCGAACCCATGGGACGATTTCAGCCGCAACTTCAAGAAGGGCGACAAACTGCAAGGCGCGATCAAGTCGATTACCGACTTCGGCGTGTTCATCGGTTTGCCTGGCGGTATCGACGGTCTGGTTCACCTGTCAGATCTGTCATGGAACGAAACCGGCGAAGAAGCTGTGCGCAAGTACAAGAAGGGCGACGAAGTGGAAGCCATCGTTCTTGGCATTGATGTCGAGAAAGAACGCATTTCGCTGGGTATCAAGCAACTGGAAGGCGACCCGTTCAGCAATTTCGTTGCAATGAACGACAAGGGCTCGACAGTTGATGGCGTAGTCAAGTCGGTTGATGCGAAGGGTGCTGTGGTAACGCTGTCAGATGACGTCGAAGGCTACCTCCGCGCTTCTGAAATTGCTCAAGATCGTGTGGAAGATGCGCGTAACGTGCTGAAAGACGGCGACAAGGTCAATGCGATGATTATCAACATCGACCGCAAGTCACGTGGCATCAACCTGTCGATCAAGGCCAAAGATTCGGCTGAGCAACAAGAAGCGATTCGTGGCATGGCGTCCGACAGCAGTGCTGCTGCTACCGGCACGACAAACCTCGGTGCGTTGCTGAAAGCCAAGCTCGACGGCCAGAACCAGTAA
- the rfaE1 gene encoding D-glycero-beta-D-manno-heptose-7-phosphate kinase: MPNSPISKSPQDSAVPVPDRVSVPRARVAAARVLIIGDVMLDRYWFGDVNRISPEAPVPVVHVQRQEDRLGGAANVARNAAALGACAGLLCVVGRDEPGERIVHLLKDSGVVEHLERDPDLLTTIKLRVLARQQQLLRVDFENTPAHEVLLAGLARFDALLPTYDVILMSDYAKGGLTHVTQMIAQARAAHKPVLVDPKGDDWERYRGATLITPNRAELREVIGQWKSEDDLLARVTTLRRDLAFEALLLTRSEEGMTLFSDDGVLTISALAREVFDVSGAGDTVIATLAVMLGAGLSLVEAVTLANRAAGVVVGKLGTAVAEYDELFP; encoded by the coding sequence ATGCCCAACTCGCCGATATCTAAATCCCCCCAGGACAGTGCTGTGCCAGTGCCGGACCGGGTGTCTGTGCCTCGGGCGCGGGTGGCGGCTGCCCGGGTGCTGATTATTGGTGACGTGATGCTGGACCGCTACTGGTTTGGCGATGTGAACCGCATTTCTCCTGAGGCACCGGTGCCCGTGGTCCACGTGCAGCGTCAGGAAGATCGCCTGGGTGGCGCGGCTAACGTCGCGCGGAACGCGGCGGCGTTGGGTGCCTGCGCAGGATTGCTCTGCGTGGTGGGGCGAGACGAGCCGGGTGAGCGCATCGTGCATTTGCTTAAGGACAGTGGGGTGGTCGAGCATCTTGAGCGCGACCCTGATTTGCTGACCACGATCAAGCTGCGGGTGCTGGCGCGCCAGCAGCAGTTGTTGCGGGTCGACTTTGAGAACACGCCCGCGCATGAAGTGCTGCTCGCGGGTCTGGCGCGGTTTGATGCGCTGTTGCCGACATATGACGTGATCCTGATGTCCGATTACGCCAAAGGCGGCCTGACTCATGTGACGCAGATGATTGCGCAGGCACGGGCCGCACATAAACCGGTTCTGGTTGATCCAAAGGGCGACGACTGGGAGCGTTATCGCGGTGCGACGCTCATTACGCCGAACCGCGCTGAATTGCGCGAAGTCATTGGCCAGTGGAAATCCGAGGACGATCTGCTGGCACGGGTGACCACCCTGCGCCGCGATCTAGCCTTCGAGGCGCTGCTGCTGACGCGCTCGGAAGAGGGCATGACGCTGTTCTCTGACGATGGCGTGCTGACGATCTCAGCGCTGGCGCGCGAGGTATTCGACGTATCGGGTGCGGGTGACACCGTGATCGCCACGCTGGCGGTCATGCTGGGCGCGGGGCTATCGCTGGTGGAGGCGGTCACGCTGGCCAATCGCGCGGCAGGCGTGGTGGTGGGCAAGCTCGGCACGGCAGTTGCTGAATATGACGAACTGTTTCCTTGA
- the cmk gene encoding (d)CMP kinase, whose protein sequence is MKPIRPFHQTPVIAIDGPTASGKGTVAALVAASLGFHLLDSGALYRLAALASLRYSIAADDAVALEKLIGELHITFREGLAQLDGVDVSAEIRAEEIGNRASAIAVHGPVRAALVARQRAFRKEPGLVADGRDMGTVIFQDAALKVFLTASVEARAARRYKQLIQKGFSANMEDLLRDLRERDERDSTRAAAPLKPAADAKLLDTSALSIDQAVNQVVQWYQALVPHA, encoded by the coding sequence ATGAAACCTATTCGTCCATTCCACCAGACGCCCGTCATTGCTATCGACGGCCCTACTGCCTCCGGTAAAGGCACCGTCGCCGCGCTGGTGGCAGCCAGCCTGGGCTTTCACCTGCTGGATAGCGGCGCGCTGTACCGGCTGGCGGCGTTGGCGAGCTTGCGTTACAGCATCGCGGCAGACGATGCCGTGGCGCTGGAGAAGCTTATCGGTGAGCTGCATATCACGTTCCGCGAGGGGTTGGCCCAGCTTGATGGCGTTGATGTTTCAGCCGAAATCCGCGCCGAGGAGATCGGCAACCGGGCTTCTGCGATAGCGGTTCATGGCCCGGTACGGGCGGCGCTTGTGGCTCGTCAGCGTGCTTTTCGCAAAGAGCCGGGCCTGGTTGCCGATGGCCGGGATATGGGGACAGTGATCTTTCAGGACGCCGCACTCAAAGTGTTTTTGACCGCGAGCGTGGAGGCTCGCGCGGCGCGCCGATATAAGCAATTGATCCAAAAAGGTTTTTCTGCTAATATGGAAGACTTGCTCCGGGATTTGCGTGAGCGTGACGAGCGCGACAGTACGCGCGCTGCCGCGCCACTTAAGCCTGCAGCAGATGCAAAGCTGCTTGATACGTCGGCGCTTTCGATTGACCAGGCGGTCAATCAGGTGGTGCAGTGGTATCAGGCGCTGGTTCCGCACGCATAG